A DNA window from Clostridia bacterium contains the following coding sequences:
- a CDS encoding iron-sulfur cluster-binding domain-containing protein, with amino-acid sequence MKTTKFRFLSRAKMLGVITKRINKINTSSQAPAKDLFSYTPNKLAAELHPKRQFLVVKKIREFSKDMKSFTFAPDAENGTHKLAWFSAGQYLSIGVAIDGKIYKRPYSIASSPQDTLNGEYMLTIKRVPGGIVSEYILDNLKVGDKIVASAPLGDFTYERLRDAKNVIGIAGGSGITPFRSLAKSIYEGDENCTLTLLYGSRTKADAVFSDEIAMWARNSGRIKLVNVLSHEEASDCEKGFITAELIQKYAPEGDYSIFMCGPQVLYDFADKEIATLGIRRKFVRHELFGEYFHPEKNADYKGSIDEVYKLTVHIAGVTTVLDCKADTSLLRVMEDAGLNPPSDCRSGRCGWCRSQLLSGKVYTPASVDGRRQADKDFGYIHPCCAFPLSDVEIDVPPMPAE; translated from the coding sequence ATGAAAACCACGAAATTCCGTTTTTTGAGCCGTGCAAAGATGCTCGGCGTCATCACAAAACGCATCAACAAGATCAACACCTCTTCCCAAGCTCCCGCGAAAGATCTTTTCTCCTACACGCCGAATAAACTCGCCGCCGAATTGCATCCGAAGCGTCAATTCCTCGTCGTCAAAAAAATCCGCGAGTTCTCCAAGGATATGAAGAGTTTCACCTTCGCGCCGGATGCGGAAAACGGGACGCATAAGCTCGCTTGGTTCTCCGCGGGGCAATATCTCTCGATCGGAGTCGCGATCGACGGAAAGATCTATAAGCGCCCCTACTCCATCGCTTCTTCTCCGCAAGACACTTTGAACGGCGAATATATGCTGACGATCAAGCGCGTCCCCGGAGGCATCGTCTCCGAATATATTCTCGATAACCTCAAAGTGGGCGACAAAATCGTCGCGTCCGCGCCGCTCGGAGATTTCACCTACGAACGCTTGCGCGATGCGAAGAACGTTATCGGCATTGCGGGCGGCAGCGGGATCACGCCCTTCCGCTCTTTGGCGAAATCCATCTACGAAGGAGACGAGAACTGCACGCTGACCCTGCTTTACGGCAGCCGCACGAAAGCCGACGCGGTCTTCTCGGACGAGATTGCGATGTGGGCGAGAAACAGCGGCAGGATCAAACTCGTCAACGTCCTCTCGCACGAAGAAGCGAGCGATTGCGAAAAAGGCTTCATAACGGCGGAACTCATTCAAAAGTACGCGCCCGAAGGCGACTATTCCATCTTTATGTGCGGACCGCAGGTCTTGTACGATTTTGCGGATAAGGAGATCGCGACGCTCGGGATCCGCCGCAAATTCGTCCGTCACGAACTCTTCGGCGAATATTTCCATCCCGAAAAGAACGCGGACTATAAAGGCTCGATCGACGAGGTCTATAAACTCACCGTCCATATCGCGGGCGTAACCACCGTCCTCGACTGCAAAGCGGACACCTCTCTTCTCCGCGTGATGGAAGACGCGGGGTTGAACCCGCCTTCCGACTGCCGAAGCGGCAGATGCGGCTGGTGCCGTTCGCAGCTTTTGTCGGGCAAAGTCTACACGCCCGCTTCCGTGGACGGAAGAAGGCAAGCGGATAAAGATTTCGGATACATTCATCCCTGCTGCGCCTTCCCCCTCTCCGACGTCGAGATCGACGTCCCGCCGATGCCCGCGGAATAA